In Erigeron canadensis isolate Cc75 chromosome 7, C_canadensis_v1, whole genome shotgun sequence, one DNA window encodes the following:
- the LOC122608422 gene encoding uncharacterized protein LOC122608422 produces MGGDQDFQQSLGELLEIKGKYINNNSARNLLWKKVMEAQAKRTWLGSWKQKMNSNILQGINTTSKGGQKHHSSNSAIMKPKRIPTRNNTLKLMKRRRVRRAGQEGYRRSTTTVIEKKVRTLKKLIPNGEASVGLDGLFRETAEYISNLQIRVGLMQAVVDALSNSE; encoded by the coding sequence ATGGGTGGTGATCAAGATTTCCAACAATCACTTGGTGAGTTATTAGAAATCAAAGGCAAGTACATCAACAACAATTCAGCAAGAAATCTTTTATGGAAGAAAGTGATGGAGGCTCAAGCCAAGAGAACATGGTTAGGGAGTTGGAAACAAAAGATGAATAGCAACATCCTCCAAGGCATTAATACAACATCAAAAGGAGGCCAAAAACATCATTCGTCAAACTCAGCCATAATGAAGCCTAAAAGAATTCCTACAAGGAATAATACTTTAAAGTTGATGAAGAGGAGACGTGTTCGGCGAGCTGGCCAAGAAGGCTATAGACGATCTACCACGACTGTGATAGAAAAGAAGGTTCGAACGTTGAAGAAATTGATCCCAAACGGCGAAGCATCGGTTGGGTTGGATGGGCTGTTTAGAGAGACTGCtgaatatatatcaaatttacaaataagAGTAGGACTCATGCAAGCTGTTGTAGATGCATTGTCAAATTCTGAGTGA